Proteins encoded by one window of Bacillus sp. DTU_2020_1000418_1_SI_GHA_SEK_038:
- a CDS encoding HAD hydrolase-like protein, with the protein MMKAIVFDFDGTFANTLPICFYAFQNVFKEYDNTDLSSNEIKEMFGPSEAIYIGDSDADIVAGAQADVFTIGVQWLPEYQTSAFSEQPDLILKSVMEFKSLFKVGSI; encoded by the coding sequence ATTATGAAAGCTATAGTGTTTGATTTTGATGGGACATTTGCGAATACATTACCAATTTGTTTTTATGCTTTTCAAAATGTATTTAAAGAATATGATAATACGGATCTTAGTTCAAATGAAATTAAAGAAATGTTTGGTCCTTCTGAAGCGATTTATATTGGAGATAGTGATGCTGATATAGTTGCAGGTGCACAAGCTGATGTTTTTACAATTGGTGTCCAGTGGTTACCTGAATACCAAACATCAGCCTTTAGCGAACAACCAGATTTAATATTAAAAAGTGTAATGGAATTTAAAAGTTTATTTAAGGTAGGGAGCATATGA
- a CDS encoding NUDIX hydrolase yields MSNQWLEWAKRIQAISQAGLSFSKDIYDIERYKELRKISLEIMSEYTELEMNKLRDLFANETGYQTPKVDVRGVVFKNNQILMVKENIDDKWALPGGFCDIGLSPSENVVKEIKEESGYDVIPIKLIALLDKNKHPHPPEPYHYYKIFILCEIIGGEATIGIETNNIQFFSQHNLPQLSTNRNTESQINTLFEFLRTPEKETLFD; encoded by the coding sequence ATGAGTAATCAATGGTTGGAGTGGGCTAAAAGAATTCAAGCAATATCTCAGGCAGGATTATCCTTTTCCAAAGATATATATGATATCGAGCGTTATAAGGAATTACGTAAGATTAGTTTAGAAATTATGTCAGAATACACAGAACTTGAAATGAACAAGCTTAGGGATTTATTTGCGAATGAAACGGGTTACCAAACTCCAAAAGTAGATGTTCGTGGTGTTGTTTTTAAAAACAATCAGATTTTAATGGTAAAAGAAAATATTGATGATAAGTGGGCTTTACCAGGTGGGTTTTGTGATATTGGATTATCCCCTTCAGAGAATGTAGTAAAGGAAATTAAAGAGGAATCTGGTTATGACGTAATCCCAATCAAATTAATTGCTTTATTGGATAAAAATAAACACCCACATCCTCCGGAACCATATCACTACTATAAGATATTTATTTTGTGCGAGATTATTGGAGGGGAAGCTACTATCGGTATTGAAACAAATAACATTCAATTTTTTTCGCAACACAATTTACCGCAGCTTTCTACTAACAGAAATACCGAGTCACAAATTAATACTCTCTTTGAATTTTTGCGGACCCCTGAAAAGGAAACATTATTTGATTAA
- a CDS encoding glutathione peroxidase: MSVYDFTVKKIDGQTEPLSRYEGKVVLIVNTASKCGFTPQYKGLQTLYDKYRDLGLEILGFPCNQFGQQEPGTNEEIQQFCDLNYNVNFPMFAKVDVNGANADPLYQYIKKEAKGALGSQAVKWNFTKFLVDRKGKVVKRFAPQTEPEKLTAEIEEVLKRC, translated from the coding sequence ATGAGCGTGTATGACTTTACTGTAAAAAAAATCGATGGTCAAACAGAGCCGTTGTCTCGTTACGAAGGAAAAGTCGTTCTTATCGTCAATACGGCGAGCAAGTGTGGCTTCACCCCACAGTATAAGGGGTTACAAACGCTGTATGATAAGTACCGTGATTTAGGATTGGAGATTCTAGGATTTCCTTGTAATCAATTCGGTCAACAAGAACCAGGAACGAACGAGGAAATTCAGCAGTTTTGCGATTTGAATTACAATGTGAACTTTCCAATGTTTGCAAAAGTAGACGTAAATGGTGCGAATGCGGACCCACTTTATCAATACATTAAAAAGGAGGCCAAAGGCGCATTAGGGTCGCAGGCGGTCAAATGGAATTTCACAAAATTTCTAGTGGACCGAAAAGGGAAGGTGGTAAAGCGTTTTGCTCCACAGACAGAACCGGAAAAACTGACAGCCGAAATAGAAGAAGTGCTGAAACGTTGCTGA
- a CDS encoding nitroreductase family protein, producing MEFIELAKSRRSAINFQSDVKISASELQEIFEIVKTHPSSYNIQTTHYYVVTSEEKKALVKKASYEQHKTLSASATIIVCGDSDGYKEAPRLYEGMKMLGIIDELEYNDTIETINKLYSNNPTLIEEDNLRNASLSAMLFMLAAKDKGWDTCPMHVKNEHIIKEIYNIPENHQPVLMITLGKSVTDNIRPRGYRKPVGEFVHFVD from the coding sequence ATGGAATTTATAGAATTAGCAAAAAGCAGACGTTCTGCTATCAATTTTCAATCGGACGTAAAAATCTCAGCTTCTGAATTACAAGAAATTTTTGAAATCGTTAAAACACATCCTTCTTCATATAACATCCAAACTACCCATTATTATGTTGTCACATCGGAGGAAAAGAAAGCACTTGTCAAGAAAGCCTCATATGAACAGCATAAAACCCTTAGTGCTTCTGCAACGATCATCGTTTGTGGAGATAGTGATGGATACAAGGAAGCCCCTCGATTATATGAAGGTATGAAAATGCTTGGAATTATAGACGAGTTAGAATACAATGATACGATTGAAACAATTAATAAATTATATAGTAATAACCCTACACTAATAGAAGAAGATAATTTACGAAATGCTAGTTTATCTGCAATGCTATTTATGTTAGCTGCCAAAGATAAGGGATGGGATACTTGCCCAATGCATGTGAAAAATGAACACATCATTAAAGAAATTTACAACATTCCAGAGAACCACCAGCCTGTATTAATGATTACATTGGGCAAATCTGTAACAGATAATATAAGACCAAGAGGGTATAGAAAACCTGTTGGTGAGTTTGTTCATTTTGTTGATTAA